Below is a window of Fulvitalea axinellae DNA.
GGTCGGAAAATGGTATCTGACAAAAAACTCAAAAGACCGCTGGGGTTACTTTTCCCTATTTTGGAAACGCATGCCTAACGGCTGGAAAATTATCGCCGACCATACTGGGGAAGAAAGCTAAAGAGGAATCGGAGTGGGTTTATTTGTCCAAACCCATGTAATAATGTTTAAGGAAGCGAAAAAACGGCCTTAGATACGGTTGTACCCCCTTAAAAATACGATCATTCCCGTTTGGAGTAGATGTCAGCTATACCTTGTGGCTGACACTTTTTTTTACACTAACCTATTTCAGTTATGAAAAAGACAACGGGGTTTATCGCAATCTTGGCGATACTGTTTGCTTCTTGTACAGCCTCTAAGCCCGGCCAAAGCAAGGAAGATCTAGTTACTACAGCGTATGACGCGGCGTCCGTCCAATACGGGAATATGCTCGATTTTGTGGCGGGTAACGAAAAGGCCATGCCCCGTACATTAAAGAAAGACGGATCCATGCGTTGGACTCATCCGTTTGACTGGACAGCGGGATTTTTTCCGGGAAGCCTTTGGTATTTGTATGAGCAGACCGGAGAGCAAAAATGGAAAACGGCGGCGATTGCTCAACAAGCCAAAATCGAGCATTACAAAACGAAATATAACAACCACGACATCGGGTTCACTATGAATTGTTCTTTTGGTAACGCTTTGCGTCTTACTAAAGACGAGACCTACAAAGAGGTTCTCGTTACCTCGGCCAACACCTTGGCAGGACGTTTCAGCGAAACCACAGGATGCCTCATGTCATGGAATCCAAGCAAGAGCCGGGATTTTAAATATCCGGTGATTGTGGATAATATGATGAACCTGGAATTGATGTTTGTGGCCTCTGTGCTTTCGGGAGATTCCAAGTATAAAGATATCGCCGTTACGCACGCTGTTACTACAATCAAAAACCATTACAGGCCCGACGGCAGTAGCTTTCACCTTGTGGACTATGACCCGGAAACGGGAAAGCCACGACGAAAAATCACCGTCCAAGGATATGCGGACGAATCGGCTTGGGCCCGTGGACAGGCCTGGGGACTTTACGGCTACGTGATGTGCTACCGTTTTACCAAAGACAGGCGCTTCCTCGACCAAGCGGTTAAAATCGCCGACTTTTTGGCAAACCACAAAAACATGCCTGCGGACGGCGTTCCGTACTGGGACTTCAACGCTCCAAATATCCCTAACGCCCACCGCGACGTTTCGGCCGGAGCGATTATGGCCAGCGCCTTTTACGAGCTCTCAACTTACGCCAAAGGCGGTAAGAGATTCCGCGTATTCGCCGACAAAACTATCACTTCTTTGGCTGGCAAAGCATATACTCCGGAAAGTGGACAGAACTCAAACTTCATCCTGATGCACGCCGTAGGCCACTTGCCTGGCGATGTAGAGGTAGACGTTCCTTTGAACTACGCCGATTACTATTATCTGGAAGCTTTGAAAAGAAAAAGCATTTTGGACGAAGGGAAAAAGCTTAAGGACTGGTTCGCTTATACTTCCGACGATTTAAGAGGGGTTTAAAAATATCTAGTATTTTTTCAGGAATTCGGTTTATTCAGCCATTTCAATCATCGATTATGAGATATTTCGTTTCGAATTTTCTTCTGTTAATCCTTCTTTTTCGATTGCCATTATCCGTGGAGGCCGGTCATAAGGTTTTCACAACCAAATACACTCTTGAAGACGTTAGAAAGGCCGTGGCGATCCAAAAAACGGATTGGTTGCCTTTTCCTAGAATTAACGATAGGAAAGGCTGGAACGCTCTGCCCGATAACGTTAGAAAGGATTTGGTGAAACGTGGGGAAAAGGCTATGCAAACAAAACCCAGAAACCCATTGCCTTCAGAGTTTATGGAATCGTTCAAGAAAGGGGACCGATCAAAGCTCGACAAACTGTTACACCGAAATCTCGCCACGATGAACGACCTGGTCTTGGCCGAATGCGTGGAAAACAAAGGACGCTTTATCCCTTTTATTTCCGATTTCATCTGGACTTTCTCAGAAGCGAGTACGTGGAGCGGAGTGGCGCATTTGACTATGCAACGTGGAGGCAGAGGCTTGCCGTTAATAGACGATCCGGTAGTGGACCTGTTTGCGGGGAGAATCGCCAAATCTTTCGCTATCACAGACTATTTGCTGGGCGACAAACTTGATGGTTACTCAAAAGAGGTTCGCAGACGTATGCGTTTGGAAGTAAAAAAACGGGTGCTTGATCCAGTGGCTACCAGAGACACTTACTGGTGGATGGGAAAAGGCGAACGCTTTGTGAATAATTGGAACCCATGGGTTTCTTCAAACGTGCTTATTGCCACTCTAGTTTTTGAGAATGACCCAAAGTTGAAAGCGGAAAGAGTATATCGCCTTATGGGTTTTGTTGACAGATTTTTCAACCAATACCCAGAAGACGGAGGCTGCGACGAAGGACCAAACTATTGGGGACGGGCCGCCGGTAGCGCTTTCGATTTTTCGGAATGGATACGGATCTTCAGCCAAGGGAAAATGGACGTAAATGACGATCCGCTATTCGGGAACATGTTGGCTTATATTTACAAAAGCCAGATATCCGGAAAAGCGTTTGTCAACTATGCCGACGCCGCCCCATTTTTCACCCCACCGGTCAACTTGATTGCTAGAGCAGGCGAAGCTTCTGGCGATAAAAACCTTACAGATTTCGCCACTTATTTTGCGAAAGGCAGAATAAGCAAATCATCAATCGATCGTCAGCTTTTCGGTTTGTTTTTTCCTGTAAAAAAAGACAGCGAAAACTCTCACCCTCCGTACCTTAAGGATGTATGGCTCAAGGAAACCGGATTTATGACCGCTCGTGACAAAGCCGGCTCTGACAAAGGTTTTTTCCTCTCGGCCAAAGCCGGTCACAACGCCGAAAGCCATAACCATAATGATGTCGGGAACTTTGTTTTGTACTTCAACGGCAAGCCTGTTTTAGTGGATGTTGGCTCGGATACTTATACGCTCAATACCTTCGGCCCAAATCGTTATAAGATCTGGAATATGCAATCGGAATACCACAACCTTCCGGTGATTAACGGCATTGGGCAAAAGAACGGTCGGGAATTCAAAAGCTCAAAAATCATATATAGCGCCAATTCCCAAAACGCTTTATTGAGCCAAGATATCGCCAGCGCGTATCCGAAAAACGCCGGAGTGAAATCGTGGAACCGTACGATAAAATTGAAAAGGGGGAAAGGTCTGGAACTTACGGACAGGTTTGTACTGAATAAAACCGAAGGAAAAAGCGCTTTGCATTTTATGACTCCAAACGAAGTCAGAAAAGGAAAAAAAGGAAAGCTAATAATTGTTACCGAAAATGGAGACGAAATGACACTCACCTATAATGCTTCGGTCTTCGAAGCTGAAGTGGAAAGCGTTTCTATTAGTAAAAAGATAAAAAGGAATTGGGGCCAAATGAACCGGATTGTGTTGACAGCCAAAAACACCCCAAAAGAAGGGAAGTGGAAAGTTTTTGTCAGAAACTAATTCACAGCCTTCCCAATTATCAAATTTTTCTTACTAAGAATACCTCATGAACACTAAACACGAATCCCGTTACGCATCCAGTCCCCGAGAAGTGAAAGGGATGGATACACAAACTCTCAGAGACGAGTTTCTTATCGAAACCCTTTTCGAAGAAAACAAAGTGCTTTGGACTTATACCCACTATGACCGCTATATGGTCGGAGGAGCTATGCCTCGGGGAAACGCTGAGGTTACACTGGACACCCTGGACATTCTCCGTTCAGATTTCTTTTTGCAAAGAAGAGAAATCGGAATTATCAACGTAGGGGGAGCCGGTACCGTCGTTGTAGACGGAACAGCTTACAGCCTTTCGAAAAAAGAGGCGCTTTATATTGGGAGAGGAGCAAAAGAAGTCATTTTTAAAGCGGAAAATAACGAGGAACCCTTCTTTTATCTGAACTCCGCAACGGCCCATACATCATACCCGGTCCGAAAAATCTCAAAATCAGAGGCTGTAGTGATGGAAATGGGTTCTCCGGAAACCAGTAATCACAGAATGATCAATAAGTTGATCGTAAACGACCTGTTGGACACTTGCCAAGTGCAGATGGGACTAACCGAGCTGAAATCAGGCAGTGTTTGGAACACTATGCCGGCCCATACGCACGATCGCCGCATGGAAGCGTATTTCTACTTTGACCTTCCCGAAGGACAAGCCGTTTGCCACTTTATGGGCGAACCGCAAGAAACCCGTCACATCTGGATGAAAAATCACCAGGCGATAATCTCGCCTCCATGGTCTATCCACTCAGGAGCCGGAACGTCAAACTATAGTTTTATTTGGGGTATGGCTGGCGAAAACCTCGACTATTCGGATATGGATATAGAAGCAGTAAGCGATATTCGCTAAACGAAATCAATACGTTATGCACCTATGAGGCCCCTTATTACGGGGTCTCTTTTACTAAAGAAAACCATAATGAAACTTTTTGATTTAACTGGAAAAATCGCTCTGGTAACGGGCGGAACACATGGCTTGGGCATGGCCATGGCTAAAGGCCTGGCAGGCGCGGGCGCAGAGCTTGTAATTAACGACATTGACACCGGCCGTTTGGAAACGGCCGTGGAGGAATACAAATCCCATGGCTTTAAAGCGTCAGGGTATCTTTTTGATGTAACAGACGAGAAGGCGGTTGTGGAGGCTGTGTCAAAAATCGAATCCGAAATAGGAGGGATCGATATTCTCGTAAACAATGCGGGAATTATTCAACGTACACCAGCCATTGAAATGGAACCCGCCGATTTCCGCAAAGTAATCGATGTTGATTTGGTAGCGCCCTTTATTATGGCAAAAACCGTCGCTAAGGGGATGATCAGCCGAGGTGGAGGAAAGATCATCAACATCTGCTCCATGATGAGCGAATTGGGCAGGGATACCGTAAGCGCTTACGCATCGGCCAAAGGCGGACTGAAAATGCTTACCAGAAATTTGGCCACGGAATGGGCCAAACACAATATCCAAATTAACGGAATAGGTCCTGGATATTTCGCCACTTCACAGACAGCCCCGATCAGGGTGGACGGGCATCCTTTCAACGAGTTTATCATAGGCCGAACTCCCGCCGGCAGATGGGGCGATCCCGAAGATCTTGCGGGCACCGCTGTTTTCTTGTCTTCCAAAGCCTCCGATTTCGTTAACGGACAAGTAGTTTACGTTGACGGAGGAATCTTGGCTACGATAGGGAAACCGTCAAATGAACAATAACGGATTTTGGTTCTTTCATAATTTTCCAAAAATGAGAATCGTATCGAAATTTTTATATTCCGCAGTTTTCTTATCCGTAATTTCTTGCGGAGAGAAACGCCCAGGATTGGTAGTGAAAAACCCTACCGATAACGATTTGGAATCGAAGCCAATCGTTATCAAAAAACAAGACCTCGCAGGAAGTGGAAAATGGATAGCTGTTTATGACGAAAACAATAAAAAGCTAAACGTACAGCACGACGATTTGGATGGTGACGGCAATTGGGACGAGATCGTTTTCTTAGCCAATATCCCTTCAATATCCGAAACAGAATTCACCTACCAATGGAATGGCGAAAAGGAAAGACAGCCTCTTAAAGTACAGGCCAGATTGGGTGTTTCAAAAGAGCGAAACGGAACTTTTAGCGAAGTGACGGAACACGTTATGGATTCGGTCCAAAAGGCGCAAGTTATTCCGCAATTGTACCAACTAGAAGGCGTTGTATGGGAAAACGACAAAATCGGTTTCCGTCTTTATTTCGACGAACGAAACGGAAAAGATATTTTCGGAAAACAACAAACGGAACTTGTTCTGGACTCGATCAAAGGGGGGTACCACAAACTGAAGGACTGGGGAATGGATGTGCTGAAAGTCGGTACGTCTTTGGGAGCCGGATCTTTAGCTATGAAAGACGGCGAGGGTAAATTGCACCGCCTCGGTAACACACCGAACGTAAAGTACAAACAGTTGGTTGAAGGACCCGTCAGGGCCATTTTCGAATTGGTTTATCCTGAATGGATCGTCAATAAAAAAACATATCAGTTAACTGAGAGAATCGAAATTGTAAAAGGAGAGCACGCATACCGAAGTCAAATTAAACTGGTCGGGCCTGACTATCCCGAGCTAGTAGCCGGTGTGGTTAACTTAAAATTCAAAGGCAAGGAAACCGTCTACAAAGATAATGGAGGCTGGTCAGTTTATTCTTTCGGTAAACAAAGTGAGAACGGCGATCTTTTGGGTATGGCTCTGACAATTCCTGAAGCGTGTTTTGCTAGTTCGGGACGAATAGAAAAGGATCCGGAAACAGACAATGCCGTTAGCGATAGTTTTTACGCCTCACTCAAACCGGAAAACGGAATCTACGAATTCGATTTTGTAAGCGGATGGGAATTAGCGGACAAGCGATTCAAAGACAAAAAAGGCTTTGAGGATTACTTACAAAAGTGGGTAATAATGCGAAACACTCCAATCTCTGTAGAAGTGAGAAAATAGCGTTATTCTAATTCAAAAAAATGCCCGAAGACTTATGGTCTTCGGGCATTTTTATTTTCCCTTGGGTTATTTTCTAATTTCGGATATTTCCCGAATTAGTTCTTCTTTCATCGGAATTAAAGGAGTCGGTTCCCGTTTATCAGTATTAAGCTCATAATAGGCTTTGTCATGATAAAGTAGAAAATGTGATTCTCCCAATTTTCGATATTCGATGATCTCGTAAGGGCTCCTTCCAAAATCACCGAAGAGAATCAGATTACCATTCTCAAACCTATACTTTTTCTTGAAACTCATAATTGTCTGGACATTGAAGCTAACCCCGCTTCCAGACCTGCTATTTAACTTTTCCGAAGCTTCTTCGGACCTAATTGAAGATTCCGCTTGGGAAATTTCAATAGTGTCGTCCACCTTCTCCGAAGCCCTGTCAGGTCTTACGATACTGTTCGGCATAACGATTTCAGGAGTTTTCTCCTTCATCGCAATCTCCACAGGTTTGGCGATTGGAATACTAGGTTTCGCCACTGGGCTACTGGCAGTTTCCACCTCAAGAGTGCTTGCTGTCAATTCCGCCAGTTCAATATTTAAAGGTTTTTCCTCCTGAGGGATTTGTGGAGCAGTAGGGTTCAAAGCTATTCCAGCCACTATTGTCACGCAAGAGAGAACGTTCAGTGCTTTGTTCAAAACAGTCAGGCCTTGAGGAACCGGAGGCACATACGTGCTCGCCAACATGGCTTTCAGCTCCGCTTTCTTAGCGTTCTGAATCTCGTTGATTACACTTTGCTGGAACTCCACTTGCTCCCTGAACTCGCTGTCTATCGACATTCTGGCATCGACAAGCAACTTGTCCGGACCGGAAAGCCTGTTCAGGATATAATTGTCTATAAGTTCCGTATGGCTGAGATCTTTACTCATAAGTCTTGAAAATCTTCCGCCCCAAAGCGTGATTTGATATAAGCGTCAAGCTTCTTTTTACACTTATATTTTTGTGTTTTTACCGCATCCGTGCTAGAATAACCCAATTCGCTAGCTATTCTTTCCATTCTTAATCCGTCGAAATAAAAAAGTGTCAACACTTTCTTACACGTTTCCGACATCTTCCCGACACACTCCCTGATTATCCGGACCCTTTCGTCACGGTCATAATCAGATTCGATTGGTTTATCCGCCTCTTCGGTCGAAAACCGTTGCCTTCGTGAGAGCTCTTTAGTCCACAGATTCCGACAAACGCTATAAAGGTAAGTGCCTATTTGAGCCGTTAGCTTAAAGTCTTCTTTTCTGCTGTTTTGCCAAAAGGCGACCAAAGCTTCCTGAAAAACGTCTTGGGCCTCTTCCATGCCACCGCCTTGGCGGGTAATCATGGAAGTGATCTTGTGGAAATGCTTCTTGTACAAATCTGCCAGAACGCCTTCATCACCAGCTCGCAACCTCTTAAGAGTTTCTTGGTCGTTCATTTTTTTAATACTAATGGGCAGAAATAAGTAACCCTTTTACTCCAACAAAAATTGAATTCTTTTTAGTGTTAGGCGAAGCCGGAACAAGAAGCATGATATAGTTTCCATTTTAATCCCGCTTCGATTTCCGCAATATTTTGCTAACTTTAGTTACAGATGCCATCAAAATACGGCTCACAAAATTCTATCTGTACAATTTAACGATTGAACACGTTTAAACCAACACAAACTTATTGACATGATACTAGATAAAATCAGACCGGTTTTCTTTGCGATCCTCGCCTTGGCATTTTTCCACTCTTCGAGCTTCGCCGCGGGGACCGATCCTTTGATAGGCGTTTGGTATAACCAGGACAAAGACGCCAAAATCGAGATATATAAGTGTGGTGAGAAGTTCTGCGGGAAAATAGTTTGGCTCAAGAACCCGAAAGACGATGCAGGAAAAGAGAAGTTGGACACCAAAAACCCGGACAAAGATCTACGTTCAAAACCGATAATGGGCATTAATTTGCTGAAAGGCTTTACTGCCGAAGGCGACGGCGAATACGAGGGAGGCACCATTTACAACCCCAAAGAAGGAAAAACGTATTCTTGCGAACTGAAATTGAAAAAAGCGGGCAAACAGCTTAAGGTCCGCGGATATATCGGCATTTCCCTTATCGGTAAAACCCAATATTGGGACCGGGCAGAATAATTCTGACGAAATGAAATCAAAGCGTTCCAGTTACCTGGGGCGCTTTTTTTTGTATCTCTCCATCTGAAATCCAGCAAATGTAATAAAGCAAGTGGGGGAGACATGATTTTTTCATTCTAGATCAAAGACGCACCGCTGAAAAATTGGTTATATTTGCGCTGACTTTTTGGAAAATCATATACTTAAGTCAATGGCTAACAAAGAAGCGAAAAGATATACCGTTACCGCGGCCTTGCCGTACACTAACGGACCTGTGCATATTGGACACTTGGCAGGGGTTTACGTGCCGGCGGACATTTACGCAAGATATAGAAGACTGAAGAAAGACGACGTGGTCTTCGTTTGCGGTTCGGACGAACACGGGGTGCCAATCACCATCCGCGCCAAGAAAGAGGGGATAACGCCCCAAGAAGTGGTGGACAAATACCACTTTATCATAAAAGAGGCGTTTGAGAAATTCGGCATCAGTTTCGACATCTATTCAAGAACTTCGTCGAAAACTCACGCCAATACCGCTTCAGACTTTTTCAAAGACCTGTACAACAAAAACGAATTTGTAGAGCAGGTTTCGGAACAATACTACGACGAAGCCAACAAACAGTTTTTGGCAGACCGCTACATCACGGGCACTTGCCCGAAATGTGGCAACGAAAACGCATACGGCGACCAGTGCGAATCTTGCGGTTCGTCACTTAGCCCAACCGAGCTTATCAATCCAAAATCCGCTTTGAGCGGGGAGAAGCCGGTTTTGAAAGACACCAAACACTGGTTCTTGCCTTTGGACAAATACGAGCCCTGGCTGAAAGAGTGGATCTTGGAAGACCACAAGGAATGGAAATCCAACGTTTACGGACAGTGTAAATCTTGGTTGGACTCAGGCCTTCACCCAAGAGCGGTAACCCGCGATCTGGATTGGGGAGTGCCTGTTCCGGTGGAAGGCGCCGACGGTAAAGTCCTTTACGTTTGGTTCGACGCTCCGATCGGCTACATTTCGGCAACGAAAG
It encodes the following:
- a CDS encoding DUF4861 family protein, translated to MRIVSKFLYSAVFLSVISCGEKRPGLVVKNPTDNDLESKPIVIKKQDLAGSGKWIAVYDENNKKLNVQHDDLDGDGNWDEIVFLANIPSISETEFTYQWNGEKERQPLKVQARLGVSKERNGTFSEVTEHVMDSVQKAQVIPQLYQLEGVVWENDKIGFRLYFDERNGKDIFGKQQTELVLDSIKGGYHKLKDWGMDVLKVGTSLGAGSLAMKDGEGKLHRLGNTPNVKYKQLVEGPVRAIFELVYPEWIVNKKTYQLTERIEIVKGEHAYRSQIKLVGPDYPELVAGVVNLKFKGKETVYKDNGGWSVYSFGKQSENGDLLGMALTIPEACFASSGRIEKDPETDNAVSDSFYASLKPENGIYEFDFVSGWELADKRFKDKKGFEDYLQKWVIMRNTPISVEVRK
- a CDS encoding gluconate 5-dehydrogenase, producing MMKLFDLTGKIALVTGGTHGLGMAMAKGLAGAGAELVINDIDTGRLETAVEEYKSHGFKASGYLFDVTDEKAVVEAVSKIESEIGGIDILVNNAGIIQRTPAIEMEPADFRKVIDVDLVAPFIMAKTVAKGMISRGGGKIINICSMMSELGRDTVSAYASAKGGLKMLTRNLATEWAKHNIQINGIGPGYFATSQTAPIRVDGHPFNEFIIGRTPAGRWGDPEDLAGTAVFLSSKASDFVNGQVVYVDGGILATIGKPSNEQ
- a CDS encoding DUF2147 domain-containing protein, which gives rise to MILDKIRPVFFAILALAFFHSSSFAAGTDPLIGVWYNQDKDAKIEIYKCGEKFCGKIVWLKNPKDDAGKEKLDTKNPDKDLRSKPIMGINLLKGFTAEGDGEYEGGTIYNPKEGKTYSCELKLKKAGKQLKVRGYIGISLIGKTQYWDRAE
- a CDS encoding sigma-70 family RNA polymerase sigma factor; the protein is MNDQETLKRLRAGDEGVLADLYKKHFHKITSMITRQGGGMEEAQDVFQEALVAFWQNSRKEDFKLTAQIGTYLYSVCRNLWTKELSRRQRFSTEEADKPIESDYDRDERVRIIRECVGKMSETCKKVLTLFYFDGLRMERIASELGYSSTDAVKTQKYKCKKKLDAYIKSRFGAEDFQDL
- the kduI gene encoding 5-dehydro-4-deoxy-D-glucuronate isomerase, producing the protein MNTKHESRYASSPREVKGMDTQTLRDEFLIETLFEENKVLWTYTHYDRYMVGGAMPRGNAEVTLDTLDILRSDFFLQRREIGIINVGGAGTVVVDGTAYSLSKKEALYIGRGAKEVIFKAENNEEPFFYLNSATAHTSYPVRKISKSEAVVMEMGSPETSNHRMINKLIVNDLLDTCQVQMGLTELKSGSVWNTMPAHTHDRRMEAYFYFDLPEGQAVCHFMGEPQETRHIWMKNHQAIISPPWSIHSGAGTSNYSFIWGMAGENLDYSDMDIEAVSDIR
- a CDS encoding heparinase II/III domain-containing protein, which encodes MRYFVSNFLLLILLFRLPLSVEAGHKVFTTKYTLEDVRKAVAIQKTDWLPFPRINDRKGWNALPDNVRKDLVKRGEKAMQTKPRNPLPSEFMESFKKGDRSKLDKLLHRNLATMNDLVLAECVENKGRFIPFISDFIWTFSEASTWSGVAHLTMQRGGRGLPLIDDPVVDLFAGRIAKSFAITDYLLGDKLDGYSKEVRRRMRLEVKKRVLDPVATRDTYWWMGKGERFVNNWNPWVSSNVLIATLVFENDPKLKAERVYRLMGFVDRFFNQYPEDGGCDEGPNYWGRAAGSAFDFSEWIRIFSQGKMDVNDDPLFGNMLAYIYKSQISGKAFVNYADAAPFFTPPVNLIARAGEASGDKNLTDFATYFAKGRISKSSIDRQLFGLFFPVKKDSENSHPPYLKDVWLKETGFMTARDKAGSDKGFFLSAKAGHNAESHNHNDVGNFVLYFNGKPVLVDVGSDTYTLNTFGPNRYKIWNMQSEYHNLPVINGIGQKNGREFKSSKIIYSANSQNALLSQDIASAYPKNAGVKSWNRTIKLKRGKGLELTDRFVLNKTEGKSALHFMTPNEVRKGKKGKLIIVTENGDEMTLTYNASVFEAEVESVSISKKIKRNWGQMNRIVLTAKNTPKEGKWKVFVRN
- a CDS encoding glycoside hydrolase family 88 protein, encoding MKKTTGFIAILAILFASCTASKPGQSKEDLVTTAYDAASVQYGNMLDFVAGNEKAMPRTLKKDGSMRWTHPFDWTAGFFPGSLWYLYEQTGEQKWKTAAIAQQAKIEHYKTKYNNHDIGFTMNCSFGNALRLTKDETYKEVLVTSANTLAGRFSETTGCLMSWNPSKSRDFKYPVIVDNMMNLELMFVASVLSGDSKYKDIAVTHAVTTIKNHYRPDGSSFHLVDYDPETGKPRRKITVQGYADESAWARGQAWGLYGYVMCYRFTKDRRFLDQAVKIADFLANHKNMPADGVPYWDFNAPNIPNAHRDVSAGAIMASAFYELSTYAKGGKRFRVFADKTITSLAGKAYTPESGQNSNFILMHAVGHLPGDVEVDVPLNYADYYYLEALKRKSILDEGKKLKDWFAYTSDDLRGV